In one window of Actinomycetota bacterium DNA:
- a CDS encoding radical SAM protein — protein sequence MSGFYLIDDSLRHAAEKVAAGERLSREDGIALYASNDLTGIGQMADHVRRRMNGDRVHFMVNRHINPTNICENRCKFCAFSRSKGQEGAYEMTLAEIVKAAEEAVPDGAHEVH from the coding sequence GTGAGCGGCTTCTACCTCATCGACGACTCGCTGCGGCACGCGGCCGAGAAGGTCGCGGCCGGCGAGCGGCTCTCGCGCGAGGACGGCATCGCGCTGTACGCCAGCAACGACCTCACCGGCATCGGGCAGATGGCGGACCACGTGCGTCGGCGCATGAACGGCGACCGCGTGCACTTCATGGTCAACCGTCACATCAACCCGACGAACATCTGCGAGAACCGCTGCAAGTTCTGCGCGTTCTCCCGGTCCAAGGGCCAGGAGGGCGCCTACGAGATGACGCTCGCCGAGATCGTGAAGGCCGCCGAGGAGGCCGTGCCGGACGGCGCGCACGAGGTCCACAT